The region TTTTCTACAGTGTGTTGTTTTGGTAACTACAATGAGTGatatggtaaaaaaaataaaacaaactttcTGACAGTTACTGTTGTTTACCAGCTATTTTTTCCCACCAAAATCTGCATTGACCTATGCACTGTTGTCAGCTTCACATCTTTATCTTTCTTGTTATGACGTTAAACTCCACGATTCCAAGATTACACTGGCAATACTTCTTGCGAATAACAACAACTTACCGGTGAACTTTGCGACAGCGTCAATGTGATGTTTGACCTGAACGGCCAGCTCCCTGGTGGGAGTGAGAACCAGTCCAAGAAGAGGCTGACTCTGGCCACCAGCAGCGTTTTCCTCCAAATCAAACGCTGGACTTTCAATGATTGGAACACATCCAAGTTGCGCATTTGGATCTTGATCCTCAATGTCAGGTTCACCTTCATCTGAGTCTTCTTGACATTCATCTATAGCACCTTCATCCTCTTCTTCTGGAGCTTCTACATCGTCATCCGGATCTTCTTTACTTTTTGATTCATCTGCAGATGGTAAATACAAACTCTCCACCATTGAGGGTGGTTCAGTTTTATCATCTACAGTTTTTTCTGTGTTGTTCTTCCAGTCCAGGATGGCATTGATCATGGGGATGCCAAAGGCCAATGTCTTACCACTTCCTGCAATTATACCAACACATTCACTTTACTTAAGAATATTTGGAACAAAGTGTtgtcagacaaaaaaaaaaagtaacaaaaacaagCCTGACAGCAACTTAAAAATGAAAAGCACTTTATCTTACCAGTCTCAGCTGCCCCCAAGATATCCATACGATCTCTGATAGCTGGAGGTAAAGCCAGGACTTGAATTGGCGTAGGTGAACCAAAACCAAGACTGCTTAATGCCTTCAGCACAGAGGGGGGAACAAACAGGTCGTTCCATGCCCCCACATCACAATTTTTGTCATCGGAACCAGAAAGTCCCACATTGGTCCAATTCCTTGCCTGCTTTTTGGGGGGCTGTGTCAGTTTATCCTGGCTGGATATTTCTTTTTCTGATGGAGTTTCCATGCTGGGATCTTTCTCTTCCAGctgctgttttttctttttctttgatttctctttcttctttgtaTCATTTGATTGTCCATATTCAGAGATAACAGCTGGGCCTTTTGCAGTGTCTTCATCAGTCGCTTtgctctctcctccctcctcatTTATGGATTTGTCCTCTGGTTCCACATCTTCTTTACCTTTATCGTCTGATTCCACGGACACCTTTGCAGccactttcttcttctttttcttcttcttcttggcttTCTTCTTAATTGGTTCAGCTGTGCCCTCTCCATCGTTGCTCTCTCCAGCCTCCTCAGCCTCCCCAGCCTCgtctacttttcttttcttcgcttttttctttttcttctctttttcttttgctttggtTCCAACCTTGTTGCTGTCTACGAGACGGTAATCTGTCAGCTCTTCAAAGCACACCAGACCCTCCAACCCCTCCTCGGAAAAGATGCTGGGATCAAGCTCAACAGCTTTCCATACGCCTTTCGTGTCGATGCTCCGTTTAGCCGGTCTCCTCTTCATCCCAGAGGAAATCCGTCTGTTGTTAGGTCTCATCTTTTTTGTCTTCATACTTTTTTTACGAAGTTGCCCGTGAATTAATCAACAGTCAACGCGCTAGGAGTTCCTCGAGCTGAGCAGCTACACACACGTGATTTGTTTCACGTAGCTACCAGCTAAGCGCACACGTTGTTGAAATGTGCTTGTAAATATTAAAGCTGGTTTCGTATGATATTATCGTCCGCAGTAACAACAGTAAACAGATACGACTTTACCTTAACTTGATGCGGTTTCTTgacgtttcaaaataaaaacacgaTTACTTTTGCTCACAACCACGCATGGGACTGGGGCGCCGCCATGACAGCGTGGATGACGTAGTTTGAATAACTTTATTACTTAAAATATGGAGACAGACAGTCGGTCGACTTCACTGCTTTGGTGGTATCTTGGTATTTAAGTTTACTCACGCAAAAAGTACCTTTGCAAGGTAAATGTGCTTTTTAATTCACTGCATTCCTCTGACAATTTTACCTCTCTACACCAGTTAAAACCGCATAaaactacggagcccctctggtgacatttgaaaaaaataaaataatgcgtggccaccagcccccgggtctggcagtcagaaggcgcgccgattttttccagtggccaaccgcggtactgcaaccaaaaatcccatgcggcccagaaagcttttttcccatagaccgcaatagtaaaagagaagcctctaaaactgttcacaggacacctccagctgtaatccccggcaattactaatctttgtattctatatttttaagtcatggactttatatccgtcaaaaatgttttataacggccagaaaagtaaaagaaaagtctctttctgggcgtgacgtcacggctgacgtcacagccgtgtccgtgcattccacggatgttttatattaatatatattatataattatattatattaatacattaataatatatgtaatgctatacatgtaataatatacattaattaatatattatattaatacatattatattaatattcgcggcattgccccggggcatgatgggaggccccagagcatcatgggaggtgactcaactgcgcatgctctatgggccgctgtatgcggaagtaaacccggaagtcagagattttttcggcggatgcgctggctgagcagaatgcattgaaatgaatgggcagccatttttagtctccgatccagtttctataatacatccatggtggccacgcattattttatttttttcaaatgtcaccagaaggGCGCCGTAGAAAATTGCCATACATTTCaacatattcaattcaattcaattcacactTTATTAGAGACACATCTCGAGAAGAGGTCCATAGTACCATAAAATTATACATACAACATACACGATATAAAAGacgacaacaacaaccacaatacagaagacttaaaaacaacagtgacacGAAAAGAAAACGGTGTCAAGCGCAAGTGTCCAGACATGAACGCCAGTGGTTCCACAACATAGATGTGAACCTGACTGAGCTAAGTGCAGGATTCATTAAGcaggtacactgcaaaaactcaaaatcttaccaggaatatttgtcttatttctatttaaaatgtcaaatttttagtaaaaaaatctcattacacaaaacaagaatcattaccagaaaaataacttatttgacaattttcacctgtttcaagtaaattttcacttgaaataagtagaaaaatctgccagtgggacaagatttatcttctcattacaagcaaaaaaatattgttccactggcagatttctctacttattttaagtgaaaatctacttgaaacaggtgacaattgttgtttttttccagtgatgagtcttgttttaagtgtaatgagattttctttgactaaaaatgagacatttttactagaaaaaagtcaaattcatATCAAATTCCGTAGCACAGCAGCACAGGTTGGTACTCCAACACTAACAAACATATGACTGGCACTACAGCTCCTTGGGACTTTAAGAAGCAGCTTCATACAGTCATTATAAGCCACAGTGAGCCTCTGCATGCTGCTTTTCTTGTACCGACACCACAAGTGGCCAGTGTATAGGGATGTACAATATGTCTTAAACAAAGACATTTTAACATCCACCGAGCACATGCTGAATTTGTGCGGCAGCATTTTAGCTTGGGTATACATTCTTCAACACTGTCTATGAATATCTCTGTCATCAGAGAGATCGTTAGTCATAAAATGACCGAGGTATTTCACCTCGTCACACTCGGTGAGGGCAGAGTCTGCCAGAAAGAAGTCAGGAAAATCAAACTTTCTATTTCCCCGGCTACGGACAATCATCACATTACTCTTCtttgtattatatttaatatcaTATTCAGAGCCATACTGAGAACATGTCCTCAGCAGGTGCTGGAGGCCAGCACTATATGGACTGAAAATAACAAGATAATCCGCGTACATGTGGTTGACAAGTACATCATCACCTTTCATGCAACCTGTTCCACACTTATTCAACTGCACAGAAGGGTCCTCCATATAAATAttaaacaggaccggtgacaaaatcCCTCCCTGCCGAACACCATTGGTAACATGGAATGGAGCCGATACAGAGCTTCCCCACTGAACTCTCATAGTCTGCTGTGCATACTAGTAAACCAGAATACCAGTAAACCAGAATTCTGACAAGGTAACCAGGAACACCTCTCACACTCAATTTGCTAAATAACTTTTCATGGTTaacaaatataataaatatttttGCAGCAAAACCCTAATGCCGATGCACCTTTTAACTTACACCATTATAGTTTTATACATGTATACTGTTATAGCACTTTATAGAGCGAATAATGTATAGTACTTGCCATATTTGGCATTAGTTTCCccttaaaaatgttcaaaaactGTTTGTGAATTGTTGGCATTGTCAGTAAACTTAGTGAAACTTAATTTTAGAGTTGAAGCATAAGTACgtttataaactttattagGAATCATTAGTTATCAGCAAATGTTTATGAGTGAAGCCTTTAGTTATAAATGTATGTAAGTCAAGAAGGATTTCTATTCCCTTGACAGCAAAGATAAGACCAAATGCAATTCAGCAACCTAACAGTAAAGGTTTCTATGTGGAATTATTATGTATTTGTAAATAAGTTAttgataaaatatatatgatgacGAACAATCGCATCTACTTTTGGTAAAAACTGGTAATTGACCGGTAGGTGATCCCTTGAAAGCTCTGCTGCACCTACAGTAACAAATGCTAAAAACAAGCATCCTGCTGAAGAGAAACAAATACTAGATGGCAACAGTTTAAACGGTGTGAAAACTCAAAAGATATACTGCTGTAGTTCATTTTTTAAGACAGTTGTCAATTTCTCAACTTTTTATTAAATTCAGTCGTTTGACACCTTATGAAAAGTGCTGTATAGGAAAAGTGACAAATGATTTTTTCATTACAACAGTAATCCATTCTTTGGAAAGTGGTTAAGAATGAGTAAAAGATACAATAATGtgtatgtacattttttttattgatctcttACATGGAGCTTTCACAGAGCAGATTAAAACAAGCTTTTCAAACTAATATatgattttaaaaaaatctaCAGTTTAAAAGAACCCAGAGTAAACCCCATTTCACATGCAAGCTACTTCAAAGCTCAAAAAGTAACAGTGGTGATGACTAGTTTTTGGTGGGGTCAATCACCCGGCCCATGAacagcagagagagagtctctTCGTGGtatatgaagaagaagaagggtcTGTTGACAGTGAACATCCTCGGCAGGGAATATGGGATGATGCCAGTTGTGGTGGCAGCTGCAGCAGTCGTTCCAGTCTCATCCACTTCGATCACAGCTTTGTGCAGCACCTGGGGTTGTATCACAGAGTTAAAAGTCATTAGCTGGATGGTTTAGAATATGCATGAATCTTGTTACAACAtgttgaaattgtaaactaaccTCTGACACCATGGGGGTTTTACCCTGACTGAGCCTTGTCAGATTGGCTGAATTGCTAAATAGACTGACCATGCCCATATTTGGCAGGATATTGTGCAAGGAATATGACCGGTCCATCTTGAATTTTGGCATGTTGACTTCCAGTTTCCTATGAACAAGAAATTATGCAATATGTGGAATTCACTGATATTATGTAGGCTTtatcataaataaaataaagcataCAGGAAGACAAACATTACAGCTAAATTTGGAAATAcattttcttcatcaaacttacatttttgtcagacgtTTGGTCCAGCTGAGAAACCTCTTAGCAGTGATCTCCTCATCTATTACAGTGTAGTCCCTGCCTTTGTCAGGGAGCAGGATAAGCATGGAAACACCTTCCTGATAAGGCAGCTTAAGCACTCGGGCTCCAAGAGGAATATCTTCCATTGTGTAGAACTTGTCCTCCTTAAACATCATAGGGACTTGCACAATATTGTAGTTGTCAATGTGAAAGGGCGCTTCTCTGGTCAAGTTGGAATTAAAAGGATTAATCCAAGCTCCTGTGAAGGGGATAAAATTGTTTGCTTAGATATGAGCACTAAAGGGCAAAAGTGCACTCAACTCAACTCACCCTGGAAGAATATAGTGTTGATTAGGAGGAGCTGGGTAAGTTCATCTAAGGAAGAGATCATTTCTGTGATTTTGTTTTGAGTCTTTTGCTCGATGTATTCATTGATGTAACTGATGCTTCCGCTTGTATCCGAAAAGTTGACACTTTTGACGTCGGCATTAAAAAACGTCTTCATGTTGTCCTCAAATGTCTTCATTACCTCGAATTGCTGACGGATAAAGAGGGCCATATTTTGGTCCACCCTCAGAGATCCATTTTGTGCCATGTTCTCATTAAGGAGTTGGAAAAGTTTGGGGATAAGCTCTGGCTGGTCTGCCGTCTCCAGCTGTTCCAGGTTGAGCCCCTCCAGGATCTCCTTACGTGTGATGCCGTCAGAGGCCATTAAGAGTGCGGCGAAACTAGTGGAGATGCTCAGAGGTGAGAAGAAGATGTTCTTGTCATGATAACTGGATATTTTTCTATAGAGATTCATGGCAAAGTCCATGTTTTTGTAGGCGAGGTCTGAAATGGTGGCATTCTGAAGTGGTGCTTGATGGACAGGAGCAATGAAGCACAAGAACGTTAGAAGGAAAATAAATGCCATTTTCATTCTGGGCACCAACACGACTTCAAACCAGAAAGGTTTGGGTGTACAACCTGAAACATATGTATTTTAAgatgttaaaaacaaacattcaaCCTAACATGAAGACAGATTACCACCATAATGAGTCAGTTTTCACACATATACAaataataaagtcataataaattCAGTTTGGACTAATTTACAGAGCTCAAAATCTAACTAACTGCCATACGTACCTTTCCGCTCAGTCCAGAgggtttctgaaaactccatCTATTATTTGGGGAAACAAAGTGCAAGTATGCTCTTACAGTTATATATTAACCAGAAGGAACAAAGTTATTGAGGACTCCCCTTTTACTCACAGCTGGCCTCTCACATGTTCATCCTACACATTGCTTCAAATAATTCTCTACATGATTTAATTGAGCTAAAATGGATAATTTCTATCGCCACTTTCTATTCTGGGTTTGGTTGTGTAAGCATTATGTTACAGTTGTGTTAGTACATTCTGCTGCAGGTTTGTGTATTGTTTGTTGGTGCCTTTGTTCAGATTTACCACGCAGAACTATTGTTTCAGTGTGGCTGTTCAGCAGTTCCTGCCCCCCTTTCTTTTTGGTATTTGCGATGTTACAGCTGACATCATCAACCCAAGTGCAATGTTGTGCAATGTCTTATACTGTACGCTGAGCTCAATtatattcttcattattttgaACAAGCTTGTAAATGACCAAAAAGTATGATTGGATCTGTTTAAAGGGTGGTGTGTTGGTCAACCTGAGTTGTTAAAGTACAGCGAACTAAACATCTTACTGTTTAAAcgcagcttgtttttttttttttttttttttttacatacctGACACAGCAGGTGTAACCTGGGGTACATCATAGTCAAGGTGTTTCATATTTTTTGTTGCAAGTGAAAACACCTACTAATTCAGTTTCATGTGCTCTGCAAAGATGAATGTGTAGACTTGCCTGGATTACATCTCTACACTGCACTGCAGACTGATGGACATAAAAATAGTCATTACTGAGTCTACCACGTTCCTAGTCAGATTGCATTTTACAGAACAAGATacaaaatgtgttattttaacTGATTTATTTGAATATTTATGACTTTTTTGTTCTTAGGTGACATCACAAGAACAACCATTGAATAAATGAGCCAAGACTAATCGTTCAGGTACTGAGTGTCACTTTAATCCTGGAACAGTAATCAATATATTAAAATGAAAGAATGTGAAGTGCCAACATGAAACACAAACAGTGATTCATTACATACGGTAAGAAAGCCTTGAATGATGGAAATGCAGTGACAAAGATCCCAAGTGGATTTGaaatagagagagaaagaaaaaacaaaacaaacaaacagctgaacaaaacaaacaaagcaacaaTGAAAACATGGGATATTCCTGGAAATCGTCCTGAACAGCATGTCCAACTCTGCATGACTTCCGCTACTTTTGCAGAGGCATTCAGGTATATCCAGATTCAGTCGTCACGGCTTCAACAGCACATTAAATATAACTTCTCATAAATATTAATTCTGTTAGTGCTGTTATATGAGTGATTTAGATAAAATCATTTTATAGTGTTTTTCAGGATTAAACTTGAATTTGGTGGAGAAAAACTggataaaatacaacaaactcTCAAAAGTGCATAAACTGTGATAtagtttaaatgttttatctaTTAGGATTTTCAATTATGAAACTcactaatatttattttttagatgATTTTGCTTCTGAATATCACCAATAAACACACCTTCCATTGTCTTTAGGCCATGGCAACCTTATTCAAACCTATGCATCTTTAAATCATTATCGGAATACAAAATAAGTCAAATCAGTGCAATGAAATAAGCATTTTTGGGGTTGCAACATGCAAGAATTAGAAGGGGTAGCCATTGTTCtgcttttaaaaatatttaatgaGTCTTTTGACATGATGTcacaaaatgttttatgacaaattcaaacaaaaagaaagaatagaTGAAGTTAATGCCAGTGACTTTTGGTGTTTTGGTTTAAAATGATCCTACTgtgcctaaaaaaaaaagtaatgttatTAAACTATCAGCTGCAGCTTCATTATTGTACTAATTGCTTCTTTGTTCACCTAAAAGGTCAGGATAtggacaagaaagaaaaaaatatgcacAAGAAAATAGCTCAAAAATTTCAAATCAGACAAATTGACCTTAAACTGTGTTTGTATGGTCCTATTCCTACCGGTACTTGTACACGCAATTGAAATAATGTGATGACATCAAATAATATGCTGTTACCTTGAAAAACCTCAGGGGAGGTCGCTTGAAGATGTTCATGCAAAAAGACTAGCGATATTTGACATAAATGGTCCACTCGTTTTAGTGCTACTGGCTGAAACAGTGAGGCAAGAGcttaataaattatttaaaaactaTTCTGATTACCTCATATGTTGAATGTTTTCATGACACTTGTGTTCCACAAACCAAATCCCAAAAGCAGAAGGATCTGTTATTGTCAATCAAGATTTTACCAATGGTCAAAATATTGGTCTCTTATGGCTTTCATCTCAGCATTGTTTTCACCTCCAAACAAGTAAACACACTTTTTTGCATGTTATTTCTTTCCATGTCttccagaaaaagaaaaagaagaataaaaaacagtATACAATAGAAATAGAAGGCGCCATGGTAAAAAGGCAATTTGCAAACTTGGATTAACTGCATTACGAGTCCTCTTGAGTCCAGTGGTCACCCTTTTCCCAGTCTAAGCACTTCACCAAGTCAGATTAGATAAAGTGCTGCCTTTTCTTTAACGCTCTCTTCTCTGTGGCCTGTCAGCAAACTAACTGGGGGGGAAACCACATGCCAGCCTTCTGGCTGTCATTATGTTTGCATGAGCAAAAGGTTAAAGGTGGGAGCAAAAAAGCTACCCCTCTGAGGGACTTTCAATCCAGGCCGCTGGTAAACAATGTAGGCAAACCATTCTCAAGTTTACTGGCTGGGCTTCTGTTGTTGGTCCTCCTCTGAGCCAATGTTTACTGGCTCtagtaaaaaaggaaaaatacctAAATTAATATTCTACAATATTCTTGGACAAGGTATTAAATTCCATTCATTTTAAAATCTGGTTTTGTTAAATGATCTCACCTGAGCTGCTTGTTGAATGTGTGCCCGGTTGCTGAGGAATGTTTGGTTGAGCTTGTTGCTGCTGCCTAAACAGTCAACAGAGATGAGCTGCATCAAAATACACGTATGTATTTTTGATTCATTTTAAAGGGGCTTTATGCAGTGATGTTTGTAGGGCTCTGTTGGTGTTTTACACAAACCAGTTCAACTTACCGATCAAAGTAGGcctgcctcctcttcctcagctccTCTGCAGTAAGTGCCTCATTCTGGCTTTCTTTCTGTCCCAAAGTAGCACTCCCTGCAGCCTGGCTCGCTGATTTTACATTTCCCACTTCACATTCTGATGACCTGTTGCTCATCACTGCTCCTATAAAAATAACATATGAAGATCCGTATTTTAGCCCTCACAATTGTCAAGTAGTTTATAAAAGTGTTTTAAAAATTGTTGACCTACATTTTTAATCCTTGTAATGACTCcttttaaacatttcttttttttttaccttgcatACTAAGCTGTATGGCCCTGCGGAGATCAGCTTCTTCATCTTCTACATCTATATCCTGTCTGCTGAGTGCCAGGGCTTTCTTCagttcttcatcttcatccacGACCTCATCTGCTACACCGAAACCTACGTCCGTTTGAACCAGAGcggcagctctgctgctcagagTAAAAGGCGTAATCAATAAAGTAAGTCTTTGTCTTTAGGTCAGAACTTAAAGTATTATGTTGCAGAAACATACCCAGAACTTGTCTGGGCCTCTTCCTCTCCAATGAGTCTgggccgctgctgctgctggacccGCATGATCCCAAGAATCTGCTCTGCCTCACACTCAGGGAGATTTCCTCTGATCACAAAGATGGAATAACCTGCACGAATACACCTTTTATGACCTTTTCTTCAGCTCAAAATCTATTCatatggtaaaaaaaacaacaacattaatTTTACATTACCTTCTTGCTGTAGTTGTGCAAGGAAAAGGGCTAAATATGTGTCTGATATCAATTCTGGTCCAGTCAACAAAGAATTCAGGTTAAACCACTGCAACATGAACAAAATGTCTTGGGTGAATCAACTTACATTGGTGAAATttataaaaaagtgaaagagtGCTTCATACCTGCTGTCCAAGTTTGCGTATAGTGAACCAGTGTTCCTTATAGTTGCAAATGAAGGCTTTCTCATTTctacaacataaaaaacaagCACCAGGTTTCactgtaaatgtaaatgcagGTTAACCTCTTGTACATTAAGCCTTATAAATTAAACCTTACATTGGATTTATCAGCAGGCTCTGGTACTCCCGACTATTGAAGAGGATCAACTCCAAGCCCCACACTCGGAGTGCATTGCTTATTACCTAAAATCAGTTGATCAGAGGAGTGATTCCACAAGAATTCCTATTGGAGTACTTATTTTAAAagtagttgtaaaaataaaatagaatatttAACATACTTGTATTGAAAAGAACCCACTGTCATCCATGTTCCCAGATGGTTGCTATACATGgaataaaacaataaacagtttgtaacaatataataatctCTATAAATATGctgcaacatcaacatcagtctTCGATGTCTACTCACCTGTAAGAAAGTCCGGTACTCCTCACTGCCCATACCCCCCTCTGCCATCCTCATCCTCTCTTCTTCATCGAGCTGATGAGCTATAGATGACAGGTCTACAGGAGTAAAATACTCACCCTGCAAAAGGTTGTTGAGGCAGTGCTGGGCACACAGAGAGCCTTCTTGCTGTAAATAAAGGATTTCTCACGTTAAACCCCTCTTTGTATTATGATTTCCAACGTCATACtacaatttcataatattcataaCAATTGAGCTGACCAtaggagaataaaaaaaaaaaagaagagacacagaaacagtttctacccccaagctgttgctctgatgaactctcatcactcatagtctcagagtaatcaatcactgtttatttgtttatttaaaatggatccccattagtcttcgccatgggaagactattcttcctggggtccacacatagacatacaaaagataatataaaagatgataatataataataataatataataacaacatgacaataatccaactcaaaaagggtgaaaaatcttcaattcctgaaataataaattgaaccaaaaataaaagattaagtaaccaacTATCCACATCCTAAGTAGCAttatttgctactatcaccagatctgttcTGCTTATAAACAAGATAGTTTACACCGACTTTATAATATACTCATCCCTCTATTTATagaagtataaatatatattacatatcataatatacttatacattataatatactcatacttctaaactatatatacactcatagcctACAGAGATTTAGAATATATGTACTATTAAATTTGTAATATACATACAATTTgcacaataatcacaatatatacctCGGAGAGATCATAACTTCCTTCTGAACTACAGCCTGCttcagtctttttttaaacttaaataaactgtgcaataataataataataataataacaataatattctgtaacaatgcacctttcaataaccatgtctacctcatactgctgcacatttcactttttttaaattgtatatatgttaatagagctgtcatttgtctatttactgtacagtgagcgaaaataaccgagttaaattccctgtcttgtttgacctgacttggccaataaacctgattctgattctaagaTGTTAGTTATAAACAGGTAGCTGAACGGCATAAACAAGCTGTATTTCTCCTCTGTAATAATCCCTCTCGCTCGTTAGAGGGAAAAATCGATCTGTTACTACCATCTGAAAAGAAACTTTGAACAATGTTAGATTAGCACGTGAATTAGCGTGCAGCAGTCTGAGCAACAATAGTGCCAAACAACAACACAAATGCCTTAGCAACGGCGACAGGATGCTGGTGCGAAAACCGCAGCCAAACGTCCCCTCGCTCTCCGAGCAAACGCGTGTAAACATGTGCAGTTAAACGCCTTAGGTTGAAAATTGTAACCTACTTTCTCATGAAATATGGAATCCATATTCAGCtctctgtcaaaacattcaactctgacctctgaccccggtGCTTCTCATGCATCACGGGGAAGAGCGGGGACTCGTCCCCGGcagcgccccctggtggtcgGGGCGCCGGGATCCCTCTGATCCTCTTCTTTATGGATATAAGCTTCTGAAACTCTTACTGAGTgtaacattttcctttttaatgttattaaaCCATCAGCTGCAGCTTCATTATTGTACTAATTGCTTATTTGTTCCCCTAAAAGGTCAGGATAtggacaagaaagaaaaaaatatgcacAAGAAAATAGCTCCAAAATTCCAAATCAGACAAATTGACCTTAAACTGTGTTTGTATGGTCCTATTCCTACCGGTACTTGTACACGCAATTGAAATAATGTGATGACATCAAATAATATGCTGTTACCTTGAAAAACCTCAGGGGAGGTCGCTTGAAGATGTTCATGCAAAAAGACTAGCGATATTTGACATAAATGGTCCACTCGTTTTAGTGCTACTGGCTGAAACAGTGAGGCAAGAGcttaataaattatttaaaaactaTTCTGATTACCTCATATGTTGAATGTTTTCATGACACTTGTGTTCCACAAACCAAATCCCATTACAAAAGCAGAAGGATCTGTTATTGTCAATCAAGATTTTACCAATGGTCAAACCAACTCTTTTTTATGGATATAAGCTTCTGAAACATACTGAGTGTAACATTTTCCACAATGCCTGTGTAATGTGTAATGTAGTGTTTAGACTCAATGACAGACTCTGTCATCTCATCCCCATTTATgctcccactcatgaacacaaagtttcagt is a window of Cololabis saira isolate AMF1-May2022 chromosome 16, fColSai1.1, whole genome shotgun sequence DNA encoding:
- the serpina10b gene encoding protein Z-dependent protease inhibitor, which encodes MEFSETLWTERKGCTPKPFWFEVVLVPRMKMAFIFLLTFLCFIAPVHQAPLQNATISDLAYKNMDFAMNLYRKISSYHDKNIFFSPLSISTSFAALLMASDGITRKEILEGLNLEQLETADQPELIPKLFQLLNENMAQNGSLRVDQNMALFIRQQFEVMKTFEDNMKTFFNADVKSVNFSDTSGSISYINEYIEQKTQNKITEMISSLDELTQLLLINTIFFQGAWINPFNSNLTREAPFHIDNYNIVQVPMMFKEDKFYTMEDIPLGARVLKLPYQEGVSMLILLPDKGRDYTVIDEEITAKRFLSWTKRLTKMKLEVNMPKFKMDRSYSLHNILPNMGMVSLFSNSANLTRLSQGKTPMVSEVLHKAVIEVDETGTTAAAATTTGIIPYSLPRMFTVNRPFFFFIYHEETLSLLFMGRVIDPTKN
- the atxn3 gene encoding ataxin-3; this translates as MDSIFHEKQEGSLCAQHCLNNLLQGEYFTPVDLSSIAHQLDEEERMRMAEGGMGSEEYRTFLQQPSGNMDDSGFFSIQVISNALRVWGLELILFNSREYQSLLINPINEKAFICNYKEHWFTIRKLGQQWFNLNSLLTGPELISDTYLALFLAQLQQEGYSIFVIRGNLPECEAEQILGIMRVQQQQRPRLIGEEEAQTSSGRAAALVQTDVGFGVADEVVDEDEELKKALALSRQDIDVEDEEADLRRAIQLSMQGAVMSNRSSECEVGNVKSASQAAGSATLGQKESQNEALTAEELRKRRQAYFDRQQQQAQPNIPQQPGTHSTSSSEPVNIGSEEDQQQKPSQ